The proteins below are encoded in one region of Aspergillus nidulans FGSC A4 chromosome III:
- a CDS encoding uncharacterized protein (transcript_id=CADANIAT00005315), with translation MSGQHVCSFPYEETKVRSVTVNIHAIIVRAVEDQRSVSIVALWQCHRPRRFSLLTEAQGRPLETAQPSMVRADLLEPGGPLSAVSDEAKRYSYSRRSALAHSFGYFEDSSCNTCIAPASGALTRFLTVGAASVDATDQVSLSSGTLRVMVTAMAAKQWHLISISFSLPSTVSAVVDRKSTVDCARRRVRRSDLRVSAYTAHFLPSPSHTVDSIGGVSLTDIRNTCSNVGDSLAQACLSLDWEGSLVRVQYTLFLALRFSHLSRQLDRVPFLPDGIVADALPWLCLVPDTSANASAPEIFTERLMQVHLGRFWRRFGPRRKFEYDPLEAEQRYDRFCAEYLPTLSPEFALEPDSQWDAILPKLPMQRQLMHTAIFDSICWNFRLLLILKPTQIARLAPYK, from the exons ATGTCCGGTCAGCACGTGTGTTCCTTTCCATACGAGGAAACAAAG GTGCGCAGTGTAACCGTCAATATCCATGCAATCATTGTACGCGCCGTCGAAGACCAGAGGAGTGTCTCTATAGTGGCTCTCTGGCAGTGTCACCGACCTCGAAGATTTAGCCTCCTCACAGAGGCTCAGGGTCGCCCGCTAGAGACGGCACAGCCCTCTATGGTTCGAGCGGACCTCCTCGAGCCTGGTGGACCCCTCTCTGCCGTTTCAGACGAGGCCAAGAGGTACTCGTACAGCCGCCGCTCCGCCCTGGCCCACTCGTTTGGTTACTTTGAGGATAGCTCTTGCAATACCTGCATTGCTCCAGCGAGTGGCGCTCTCACTAGATTCCTTACGGTGGGCGCTGCAAGTGTTGACGCGACTGACCAAGTCTCGTTAAGTAGTGGGACGTTGAGAGTCATGGTGACAGCCATGGCAGCGAAACAATGGCATCTGATATCCATCTCTTTCAGC CTTCCTAGCACAGTATCAGCTGTGGTGGACCGAAAATCAACCGTTGACTGTGCGCGACGTCGAGTCCGCCGTTCTGATCTCCGCGTCAGCGCATACACAGCGCACTTTCTCCCGTCTCCTTCCCATACAGTGGACAGTATCGGCGGAGTCTCGCTCACTGACATCCGCAATACCTGCAGCAATGTTGGTGACAGCCTAGCTCAGGCCTGTTTGTCTCTGGATTGGGAAGGGTCGCTGGTGCGCGTTCAGTATACTCTCTTCCTTGCTCTCAGATTCTC CCATTTGTCCCGGCAGCTAGATCGGGTCCCGTTTCTTCCTGACGGCATAGTGGCAGACGCCCTTCCCTGGTTGTGTCTTGTACCAGACACCAGCGCCAATGCTAGTGCACCAGAAATTTTCACGGAGCGGCTCATGCAAGTACATCTGGGTCGATTCTGGCGCAGATTCGGGCCGCGGCGAAAGTTTGAGTACGACCCCTTGGAGGCTGAGCAGCGATATGACAGGTTTTGCGCTGAGTATCTACCGACGCTGTCACCTGAGTTTGCACTAGAGCCGGACAGCCAGTGGGACGCTATTTTACCCA
- a CDS encoding Zn(II)2Cys6 transcription factor domain-containing protein (transcript_id=CADANIAT00005316) has product MASSDSIKRTGPSCTECRKKKTKCCGDWAPCKRCAKLGLHCSLPVNTAAAGSSRRSKKYQKHQEDQQDRRSPLPRPNGYHSGKLRDPNGRFASNLRKESVDAKNTRNSGRAMRVRPRPARDACPLPTVAAATPSRVQGLKTKQQLCSVTYPTPSESQETGDLRNWAASPAARASGRDHSGLVACLAEAATTPAEALELFTLFGERIAPFIPSLYATDFTALPTQPLYVLAAIYAVARYLPDSTALRDRTGCILRRLISELIFRSMANQSSIAKAENMQGLVVLYACCEATGPNHEDQQAFPYFDMLFLKGITETYASKIRLGLDYTLDKASDDKLPLVWEVWLYTMSHHCAVLHGCPRTLSGSVELHRAKSALEQTVDHPRIRLLLAEFELCLLWESASSIPASCPKTVNDTLDHWKSQWQESLTGAAAPGHQLFFYFHFTRFHLLTHLVDEAGEIYIAMNETLEAAQDFLQWFKDLPPVSKDRLRYLCDFAFVLMVHVCLCVIRALRGGLVLPKCRKEFLELVQDAAVLMQSLSVRADTRPAIYGCALVTMCRQYQSSQVDGISAGAANNLRDSAEFLHLPRQTQLDMEVPMAAEALMDEELLRQSRLSPGFWTLDPDISVFDGIIAAIPVPEESDMIDNVALHSNPDCLRISGKLANLHNSLDTSHSICPFSYRRKGAKPVTISINFDS; this is encoded by the exons ATGGCCTCATCCGACAGTATCAAACGCACTGGCCCGTCGTGTACGGAATGCCGTAAAAAAAAG ACAAAATGCTGTGGCGATTGGGCTCCATGTAAACGCTGTGCGAAATTGGGCCTCCACTGCTCCTTACCTGTTAACACTGCCGCTGCCGGGAGCTCACGCCGTTCAAAGAAGTACCAGAAGCACCAAGAGGATCAGCAAGACCGTcgctctcctcttcctcgtccgaaTGGGTACCATTCTGGCAAACTCCGCGATCCAAACGGTCGTTTTGCATCGAATTTGCGCAAGGAGAGCGTGGATGCGAAGAACACCAGAAACTCCGGCAGGGCGATGCGCGTCCGACCGCGTCCTGCGCGAGACGCGTGTCCGCTGCCAACCGTTGCCGCCGCCACCCCGTCCCGCGTCCAGGGATTGAAAACTAAGCAGCAATTATGTTCTGTAACGTATCCAACTCCATCTgagagccaggaaaccgGCGACCTACGAAACTGGGCCGCGTCGCCGGCCGCTCGGGCCAGCGGCCGCGATCATAGCGGCCTCGTGGCGTGCCTCGCCGAGGCCGCCACTACCCCGGCAGAGGCTCTGGAGCTCTTCACTCTGTTTGGCGAGCGCATTGCCCCCTTCATCCCGTCACTATATGCCACGGATTTCACGGCCCTCCCTACCCAACCGTTGTATGTTCTGGCAGCGATATATGCGGTCGCTCGGTACTTGCCCGACTCTACCGCTCTGCGCGATCGCACCGGTTGTATTCTTCGACGCTTAATTTCCGAGTTGATCTTCAGATCCATGGCGAACCAGTCAAGTATTGCAAAGGCCGAGAACATGCAGGGCCTCGTCGTGCTGTACGCGTGTTGTGAAGCGACCGGCCCCAACCACGAGGACCAGCAGGCGTTCCCATACTTCGACATGCTCTTTCTTAAAGGGATTACTGAGACTTATGCCTCGAAAATAAGACTCGGGCTCGATTATACGCTGGACAAGGCCTCAGACGACAAATTGCCCCTGGTGTGGGAGGTCTGGCTGTACACCATGAGTCACCA CTGTGCTGTCCTTCACGGCTGCCCCCGAACTCTTTCTGGTTCTGTAGAGCTTCATCGCGCTAAATCCGCCCTGGAGCAGACTGTGGATCATCCTCGCATCCGCCTCCTGCTCGCCGAGTTCGAGCTCTGCCTGCTCTGGGAGAGTGCCTCATCTATCCCTGCGAGCTGCCCGAAAACTGTCAATGACACCTTAGATCACTGGAAATCTCAGTGGCAAGAATCTTTGACCGGCG CTGCCGCACCCGGCCACCAACTGTTTTTTTACTTCCACTTCACCCGGTTCCATCTCCTTACACACCTAGTTGATGAGGCAGGCGAAATCTATATTGCCATGAATGAAACTTTGGAGGCAGCCCAAGACTTTCTACAATGGTTCAAGGATCTTCCCCCCGTATCCAAGGACCGTCTGCGCTATCTGTGCGACTTCGCCTTTGTACTCATGGTCCATGTTTGCTTGTGCGTTATTCGAGCTCTACGGGGCGGGCTAGTACTACCTAAGTGTCGAAAAGAGTTTTTGGAACTCGTACAGGACGCGGCGGTCCTGATGCAGTCATTAAGCGTTAGAGCTGACACACGGCCGGCAATCTACGGCTGTGCACTCGTCACCATGTGCAGACAGTACCAAAGTAGTCAAGTTGACGGTAtctctgctggcgctgctaACAATCTACGCGATTCAGCAGAATTTCTTCACCTGCCGCGGCAGACTCAACTTGACATGGAAGTTCCCATGGCCGCTGAAGCGCTCATGGATGAGGAACTCCTCCGTCAAAGCCGATTATCACCGGGCTTTTGGACGTTGGACCCGGATATTTCCGTGTTCGACGGAATAATAGCCGCTATTCCCGTCCCTGAAGAGTCCGATATGATTGACAATGTAGCCCTACATTCT AACCCTGACTGCCTCCGAATTTCTGGCAAATTGGCCAACCTTCACAACAGCCTGGACACATCCCATAGCATATGTCCGTTCAGCTATCGCCGGAAGGGCGCGAAGCCCGTCACtatctccatcaactttGATTCGTGA